A genome region from Streptomyces sp. S4.7 includes the following:
- the ilvD gene encoding dihydroxy-acid dehydratase, translating to MPELRSRTVTHGRNMAGARALMRASGVASEDIGKPIVAVANSFTEFVPGHTHLAPVGRIVSEAIKAAGAVPREFNTIAVDDGIAMGHGGMLYSLPSRDLIADSVEYMVEAHCADALICISNCDKITPGMLMAAMRLNIPTVFVSGGPMEAGKATLVDGTVRKLDLINAISDAVNESVSDEDMLRIEENACPTCGSCSGMFTANSMNCLAEAIGLALPGNGSVLATHTARKALYENAGATVVDITKRYYGGGDETVLPRSIATRAAFDNAMALDIAMGGSTNTILHLLAAAQEGGLDYGLDEIDAVSRRVPCLAKVAPNVAPGGTYYMEDIHRAGGIPAILGELYRGGLLQEGVHSVHSDSLDEWLKTWDVRGGSPSEEAVELWHAAPGCKRSATAFSQSERWDTLDLDAEGGCIRSVEHAYSKDGGLAVLKGNLAVDGCVVKTAGVDESIWTFEGPAVVCESQDEAVEKILRKEIKEGDVIVIRYEGPRGGPGMQEMLYPTSYLKGRGLGKACALVTDGRFSGGTSGLSIGHASPEAASGGTIALVRDGDRIRIDIPGRSIELLVGDDELGVRRDALNGVYEPVARERKVSVALRAYAAMATSADKGAVRDISRLG from the coding sequence ATGCCCGAGCTGAGGTCCCGCACTGTCACCCACGGCCGCAACATGGCGGGCGCGCGCGCCCTTATGCGGGCGTCGGGCGTAGCGAGCGAGGACATCGGCAAGCCGATCGTCGCCGTGGCCAACTCCTTCACGGAGTTCGTTCCCGGACACACCCACCTCGCCCCCGTCGGCCGGATCGTCTCCGAGGCGATCAAGGCAGCGGGCGCCGTACCGCGCGAGTTCAACACCATCGCCGTGGACGACGGCATCGCCATGGGCCACGGAGGCATGCTCTACAGCCTGCCGTCCCGTGATCTGATCGCCGACTCCGTCGAGTACATGGTCGAGGCGCACTGCGCGGACGCGCTGATCTGCATCTCCAACTGCGACAAGATCACCCCGGGCATGCTGATGGCCGCCATGCGCCTCAACATCCCCACGGTCTTCGTCTCCGGCGGTCCGATGGAGGCCGGCAAGGCCACCCTGGTCGACGGCACGGTCCGCAAGCTGGACCTGATCAACGCGATCTCGGACGCCGTGAACGAGTCCGTCTCGGACGAGGACATGCTCCGTATCGAGGAGAACGCCTGCCCGACCTGCGGCTCCTGTTCGGGCATGTTCACCGCGAACTCGATGAACTGCCTCGCCGAGGCCATCGGTCTCGCCCTGCCCGGCAACGGCTCGGTCCTCGCCACCCACACCGCGCGCAAGGCGCTGTACGAGAACGCGGGCGCCACGGTCGTCGACATCACCAAGCGCTACTACGGAGGCGGCGACGAGACCGTCCTGCCGCGCAGCATCGCCACCCGCGCGGCCTTCGACAACGCGATGGCGCTCGACATCGCCATGGGCGGCTCCACGAACACGATCCTGCACCTCCTCGCCGCCGCCCAGGAGGGCGGTCTCGACTACGGCCTGGACGAGATCGACGCCGTCTCGCGGCGTGTCCCGTGCCTGGCGAAGGTCGCGCCGAACGTGGCCCCCGGCGGCACGTACTACATGGAGGACATCCACCGGGCCGGCGGTATCCCCGCCATCCTGGGCGAGCTGTACCGGGGCGGCCTCCTTCAGGAGGGCGTGCACTCGGTGCACTCCGACTCGCTCGACGAGTGGCTCAAGACGTGGGACGTGCGCGGCGGTTCACCCTCCGAGGAGGCCGTGGAGCTGTGGCACGCGGCGCCCGGCTGCAAGCGCTCGGCGACCGCGTTCTCCCAGTCCGAGCGGTGGGACACGCTCGACCTGGACGCCGAGGGCGGCTGCATCCGCTCCGTGGAGCACGCGTACTCGAAGGACGGCGGACTCGCCGTGCTGAAGGGCAACCTGGCCGTCGACGGCTGTGTCGTGAAGACCGCGGGCGTGGACGAGTCGATCTGGACCTTCGAGGGCCCGGCCGTCGTCTGCGAGTCGCAGGACGAGGCCGTCGAGAAGATCCTCCGTAAGGAGATCAAGGAGGGCGATGTCATCGTCATCCGCTACGAGGGTCCGCGCGGCGGCCCCGGCATGCAGGAGATGCTCTACCCCACCTCGTATCTGAAGGGCCGGGGCCTGGGCAAGGCGTGCGCCCTGGTCACCGACGGCCGCTTCTCCGGCGGTACGTCGGGCCTGTCGATCGGCCACGCCTCGCCGGAGGCGGCGTCCGGCGGGACGATCGCGCTGGTGCGGGACGGCGACCGCATCCGGATCGACATCCCGGGACGCTCGATCGAACTGCTCGTCGGGGACGACGAGTTGGGGGTCCGGCGGGACGCGCTGAACGGGGTGTACGAGCCGGTCGCACGCGAGCGCAAGGTCTCCGTGGCGCTGCGCGCGTACGCGGCGATGGCCACGAGCGCCGACAAGGGCGCGGTCAGGGACATCTCCCGGCTGGGCTGA
- a CDS encoding sugar phosphate isomerase/epimerase — protein sequence MAEPVVRIPDAKVALSTASVYPESTATAFEMAGRLGYDGVEVMVWTDPVSQDIEALRRLSDYHHVPILAIHAPCLLITQRVWSTDPWTKLQRARSAAERLGASTVVVHPPFRWQRQYSRDFVSGIWRMADETDVRFAVENMYPWRYRDREVLAYAPDWDVTKDDYRHFTVDLSHTATARADAMSMVDRMGDRLGHVHLADGNGSAKDEHLVPGRGSQPCAELLERLARGSFDGHVVIEVNTRRAMSSAEREADLAEALAFTRLHLASSAGSGAASPAGPTAESRAPKPRVSHARPRIRRT from the coding sequence GTGGCAGAACCAGTGGTGCGCATCCCGGATGCGAAGGTCGCCCTGTCGACAGCCTCCGTTTATCCGGAGTCCACGGCGACGGCCTTCGAGATGGCCGGGCGCCTGGGGTACGACGGCGTCGAGGTCATGGTCTGGACGGATCCCGTCAGCCAGGACATCGAGGCGCTGCGCCGCCTGTCCGACTACCACCACGTGCCGATCCTCGCCATCCACGCGCCATGTCTGCTGATCACGCAGCGTGTCTGGTCGACGGACCCCTGGACCAAGCTCCAGCGGGCACGGTCGGCCGCCGAGCGGTTGGGTGCCTCCACGGTCGTCGTGCACCCGCCCTTCCGCTGGCAGCGCCAGTACTCCCGCGACTTCGTCTCCGGTATCTGGCGGATGGCCGACGAGACGGATGTGCGCTTCGCCGTCGAGAACATGTACCCGTGGCGCTACCGGGACCGTGAGGTGCTCGCGTACGCCCCCGACTGGGACGTGACGAAGGACGACTACCGCCACTTCACCGTCGACCTGTCACACACGGCCACCGCCCGCGCCGACGCGATGTCCATGGTCGACCGCATGGGCGACCGGCTGGGACACGTCCACCTCGCGGACGGCAACGGGTCGGCCAAGGACGAGCACCTGGTGCCGGGACGCGGCAGCCAGCCCTGCGCCGAACTGCTCGAACGGCTGGCCCGCGGCTCCTTCGACGGCCATGTCGTGATCGAGGTCAACACACGGCGCGCGATGTCGTCGGCCGAACGCGAGGCCGATCTGGCGGAGGCGCTGGCCTTCACCCGGCTCCACCTGGCGTCGTCGGCCGGCTCCGGCGCGGCGTCCCCCGCCGGGCCGACGGCGGAGAGCCGGGCACCGAAGCCCCGTGTGTCCCACGCCCGGCCCCGGATCCGCCGCACATGA
- a CDS encoding TetR family transcriptional regulator, with protein MTGTAPRRRGRPARSDADTGPGARERILDAARNEFAERGYDKTSVRGIAKAAGVDPALVHHYFGTKDEVFGAAIEVSFEPALVLPALLSGGEEGIGERLARFFIGVWENPVSRAPLLAILRSAVTNEAAAAMLRKFVLRRLLERIAVELDVPDPTLRAELAASHMIGIAILRYVLKAEPLASVDTEEIVRIVAPTLQRYLTEAGPVQDGPA; from the coding sequence ATGACCGGTACGGCCCCGCGCCGCCGTGGCCGCCCCGCACGCTCGGACGCGGACACCGGCCCCGGCGCCCGTGAGCGGATCCTCGACGCCGCCCGCAACGAGTTCGCCGAGCGCGGCTACGACAAGACGTCCGTGCGCGGCATCGCGAAGGCGGCCGGTGTGGACCCGGCCCTCGTGCATCACTACTTCGGTACGAAGGACGAGGTCTTCGGCGCGGCCATCGAGGTCTCCTTCGAACCGGCGCTGGTCCTTCCCGCGCTGCTGAGCGGCGGTGAGGAGGGCATCGGCGAGCGGCTCGCGCGCTTCTTCATCGGCGTGTGGGAGAACCCGGTGTCCAGGGCCCCGCTGCTCGCGATCCTGCGCTCCGCGGTGACCAACGAGGCCGCGGCGGCCATGCTGCGCAAGTTCGTGCTGCGGCGGCTGCTGGAGCGGATCGCGGTCGAACTCGACGTACCGGACCCCACCCTCCGCGCCGAGCTGGCCGCCTCGCACATGATCGGGATCGCGATCCTGCGGTACGTGCTCAAGGCGGAGCCGCTGGCGTCGGTGGACACGGAGGAGATCGTCAGGATCGTCGCGCCGACGCTCCAGCGGTATCTGACGGAGGCCGGACCCGTCCAGGACGGACCCGCCTGA